CACCATTTCCATTATTCCTGCACTGAGATCAGTAAGGTTATACCAGTCCTGTGCCCAATATATGGGGTTCCTTCATACTTAAActgagtttccaggtctgtacaTGTGCTGTGCCTATTATATAAGTAtccaccattcctgtaccacaaTGATTGGTCTATACACCCGCTGTGCCCATAATATGAAGTTCCTGTATACTTGAGCTGAGTTCCCAGGGCTCTACACCTTCTGTGCTCATTATTTGAGTTTCCACCATTTCTGCACCAAGACCACTGGTCTATACACCTGATGTtcccattataaggggttcctGCATATTTgagctgagttcccaggtctgtacatctgctgtgcccattatgatgggtTCCCACCATTCCCGTACTGAGACCTTTGGTCTATAAAACTGCGCTGCCCATTATGATGGGTTCCCACCATTCATGGGCTTTGTTCCCAGCCCTACATACCTTCACTGCCCATGAAGAATACTTCCTATGGAAAGTTAGGCTTAACTGAACAAAAATTTTAGGGCATCTCTGGCAAGTCTTTTTCCTTATGTGTAAACTCTTGTTGCCTCTGTAGCCCCACTCAGTGTTCTCCACTGAGAACAAAACTATGGATAAAAGCTCAGAGCTccatggatgaaaaaaaataggtCCCCCAGCTTTTCAAATATTTGAATGTGCTTGAAAACTCAACCTCAGCCTCACAAAACTTTCCCAGTTAATCCATTTGATGGCATCCAGTAGGGAACCCGTCACATGGCTGATTGCATTGGAAGCTTGGGCTGTTCCTTTTGGGGCTTAGGATTTGATTGGTGGAGAGCACATGGCCCACTGACCCAGGCCTCGTTttatcacatataaaaaaataaaaacccaactgACAAAACCACATATCACTTACCTTCAATAGAAGTGCTGTTTCCTTCATCAGTACATATGGAAGTCCTCAATAAACTGGCCAGAATTAGGACCAACATAGCATGGAACGTCGTTCTTCTGTCCATTGTGCCTGGTGGTGGCTGGCTGTTGCCCGCTCCCTTCAGAAATGACTCATTTTACAGAGAAGTGGTGACGAGGATCTCAAAACTCTGAGAACTGAACACCTGTCCTCAAATGTTTTACTCTACAAGATAACAAATGACCAGAGGGGACAAAGCCTACTGGTTGCTGGATCCCTACATGGCTTTCCGTGAATGGAGCTGGATACATTGGGAGGGATTTCCTTATCTGAGAACTTTGCAGAAGGTCAAAAGAAGTTACCAAAAGTTCAATTCCCATTCAAGGGCcaaaaaataatcatttcaatttttttacttggCTCCCTAGGGAAAATCAAGGTCATACATGTTTCGTTTTGTTCCACGCAAAGAACACTTTGCCATTACATGTTAAAATTTGTCTTTGTAATTTGTATGAATTGAACATTTCATTATCACTTCTGACGCTTCACAAAGCTTTAAGCTTGTTAAACACAGAGACATTCAAAGAAGGTCATCGCTGTCACACTACCACTCTCTATTCTCCAGATAACAGTAAGAAGTCTATGTGAACACACACCTTCCCTGAAGAAGGAAAACCGcctttctgtgaaacgcgttggcaCTACATGGTGCATTGACATTCAGAACTGATTATCCCTTGATGTATCATATTATGTGTACCCACAACTGAACGTGCTTTGTGACTTGTATGCATTGTTTAAGCTGTGACTGTTACAATAtattgttttcccctttttttatacttgttgccTCAAACCCCTCCTTTCCCCCTCTTTTGAATACGTGAATAGTGTTTGTTAAACACACAAAAAGACATTTGAAACCTAAAAGGCAAATATTCTCATTTAGGCAACAGAGAAGTGAACAGAGAGGCaataaacaaatagaattttattattgcattagaTTTTAGCACAGACGTTACAATTTACAGCATTTTTATGAAAAGCTCTTGAGAGAAGGTCAGGTTTAGGCATATGTTTGCCATTTGTAGCACATTTTCTAACTAAATAAAGTAATCACATGTAAAAGTCACCTGTAGATGTCTTTGCagggatttttttctgtttgcctttTCCTATATGCACATAAATTTAATGTTAACCAAGATTTCAGTTTGGGGTTTTGAATGAGCTGCAGGCAGCCAAGAGATCTTTCCGACCCCTCTGCCCCATCCCGAGAATTGTCTGGTTTGATGCTTTCACTGGACAGTGATTGCACATATACTTAGATAAACCACGAGAGGGATTTAATATCATGTCTGCATCATGACCCTGCCCAAtggcaaatgtttacatattaatacaaatatttgttcagattctaaacctaaaaaatatgtttcactGTGCTGCCAACACTTTGTTTCCAAGTGATTGCACATTTATATCAATATACGTAACTAAACTCTTTATATTCAATTAACTTGGTCAGAGGATCCCCCTAGATCAGCGTtgtttaaccagggttccttgggggttccttgagcaataagcaatttatgGCTCCCAGGTTTAAGTGGCATCAATGgcctttttgggtatctgtaaggatgacattcttcatgtaagaggaattcttcccactgaccaccacactaatatcctGTGAGCTGTgactataataattataaaaggggttccctaagacctgaaagatattttaagggttcctccatggtaaaaagttaaagaaacactgacctagaagaaacaaatacattttgcagtgATCCATTTATCTCCAAAAGAACCAAGTAGGGTAGCTGTATATGTCTCCAGAGCTGGAAGCTAACAGAGCATGGTGGGagttacaatacaaaaacaatgggGTTGATTCCAAACAAAAGCTGTGGGAATAATGCACATTGTGGACACTTGTGGGTAATGTGAGACTTTAGCTAGCATCATCCCATCCCTTTTGAATGGCTAGATTCCACTCCCAAGTTAGGTGATTATGATTGTCATCATCGGTGAAGAAGGACTTGTTGTGGTAGGTTCCTCGTGATATCAATCCTTTAGGGGCTTCTTCTAAAGGGGTCAGAAACTCATACTCTTCCACTCGTGGTCCGTAGCTTCCCACCATAAATGTGGCTTTGGCGACTGTAAGGAATAACCATGAATAACATAAATATGTCAACAGAGCAACAAAAACTTCCAGAATGTATTTCTATCCCCAGTACAATAAGGGGAAATTGTAAACTAAAAATCCCAGAGCTGGTTTGGAGTTTGAAACCAAAGTGCCAAACGTGACCTTAGATGGACTTCTTGAGGACAGAGGGCTGAGAAGCATCTAACTGTCTCCAACTCCCAGATCTCTGCCATTATATGTTTTATGCATATTGTAAGGTACTTATCCCGTGTTGTCCTCACCCGCGGCGACCCCAGGGATTGCGGGCAGCGTGAAGGAGAGCGCTGCAGCAGACAGAGCGTCCGGGGCTGCCACCGCTTTGCTTGCAGCATATGTTTTCTCACTGGCGGAGGGTTCCATCCCGGTTGAACTACTGAACGGCATCCCCAAAATCCCTGCAGACCTGCACAGTACTGCACGTGCCCTCAGCATTCCTGCGGGTGTGCACAGTACAGCATggcccaggggtcctgctgtaGAAGGGGTGTGCGCTACTatgtgtgcctcttgtaccccccacgGGCAAggcatgtatagtttgaattTGATTTGGCCGCAGGGGATTATTTATTCAGTATGTTTCCTCCTATCcaatggcgccaggtggcacaatgtgatcgggcactctgcccatttaatgaaaCCCTGTCATTAACACCCTTGCCCAATATAGCCTCTGTGTTaaagtgtgcttgggtgcgttgtttgtgttggtttaccattttgacctctgttgttctcccctgtatcttgtcatcagctcagacttattaccagcagcgtATCTGATTATTGACCTTACATGagctctgcctgccctgactttggattgtccctgactacgtcttctgcctcatccttttgtacctcccttatctgattgatctattgtctttgacctcggcctgtacctggattacgaaataaagtctgttgaagtgttccctggagttggttgtgatttgtgtgcccaggcctATTACACATATGTTGCATGTGTAAGTTGTGTAAGTTGTAGAACACAAATATTCACTTAGTCACTCCAAACTCCTTTTATGCCATACACATTTATACAGAAGTTGTGATTTTTGCAAAGTTTGGGAGCCTAAACACCCAACCCAGTGCCTATTGGAGTATGTGACCTAGGGTATACCAATACAATCAGAATGTAGCATATTGTTTTCTTGTTCagtattctttttacatttttttgtattcattagaCCTCCATTAATATTTGATTGAAGGGAGCACATATGCTTATCCATACAAGGATATCTTGCATAGTATGGGTTTTTCACTTTCAGTTTATTTGTATGACCCCATAAAAGcagaataatttactttttatatttttgttttccagtaaTAGCATTAAGACCCTCCCAACCCCTTTGGACTTACCTTTCATTCCGGCCCTGTATGTGTGTTGCACATATTTGAGCCCTGACACTATCTCTTTGGATACCTGTAAAGCACAGAATATGTCATTAGTTTCTTATATTTCTGTGGGTGACACAAGATCAAAGTGAAAACTACATTTCTTGATAACAACTTACTTTAAAGCTGATTTTGACTCTGTACTCCACTCCTTCTTTTAAGACAAACGTTGTCTTCTTAAGTTTCTGCAGATCCTCTGTAAATATTAACCAGGAATTAAAACAGAATCCAtactttctataaaaataaagtcTCAAAGAAAATGATGTATCAAGGCAAAGAGAGCTGTATAAAGGGCCAACAAGAAGATACTGTACAAAAACGTGTCATTCACCCCACATTATCAttaattatttcaattttattaaaattatagaaGATGCGATTTGATGAAGGTGCATTGCAAGTTCGTATGAGTATGGTGGAGATATTATTATAAGGAAATCTGCACTCATTGAGCAGATATTAGGAATGTCTGTATATTGGAATATTCATTGATTTATCAAAATAAGTCATATGGTAGACGCTTAATACATAAACTCATGCAGGTACAGATCTGAACCTTCAATTATTACTCACATGAAACACCAGATTCAGAGGAAATGTGAATTTGATCATGGCATTATTGATGTGGCTAGACATGGTGGTTTGATTGTTTATATTACTGCTGATCACCTGGGATTTTCATATACACCAGTCTCTTTAGATCAGTGTCTAACAACCTTTTTAGTATGGGGAAACTCTTGGAATAACGTTCatgtcatcagggaaccccttatataaattctttatccacagctcacagtatatcagtatgataagaattcctcttacattgctggccattgggaaagctgccacccctacagataatcaaaaaataattggaatctgttaaacttgccaagaagtacaaattgctcattgctcaagcaacccttAGCAACATCTGGAGGTACCCTGGTCTAGAAAATGGCTGCCCAATTCCAGTCCCTAATGGCCACATACAGGCCATGGTGTTCACATTACCAATTAATGACCCACATATTTCTGCTGCCTGTTACAGAAATGCTAAACAAATGTGTGTACGCAAGCCCTGGAGGAATGAAGTTGGACAGTCCTGCAAAGGAGTATCACCAACACTGGAAAAATGAAGTCTGGTCTGATAAATCTTGCTCAGGCACACAGATGGTGGACCAGTTTTTGATTTATATTGAAATGAATCCTTTTGGGATGGGGTCTTAGGGAAGCGTTACATCCCGAATGTGCAAAAATTGTGCAATTCATGATATCAACATAAAGCAGAATCTCAGAGGAGCGTTTGTGAAATCCATCCCATGAAAAGCTGAAGGAGGCCAACTCAGTATTAGTACAACGTTCACCTACCGGTGAGGTCCATGGTGATTGGTGCTGGGGCCGTTGCACAGACCAGTGTGAGTCGGGTTACCGTCACATTTGGAGCTGATGGAtctaaaaaggaacaaaataatatgttttgaatataatataataatacattaacatTACTGCCCATGTGTGAGTGAAAGAAGTCGTTTACCTTCACATGTTCTGCACTGtaggtattatatataattatcctGTCCCTTACAGTTCCTCTTGATTTTAAAGGTTAATGAAGGGGGAGAAGTAAAGTTCTAAAACGGGTTCATTGTGAACTGATAAATATATAAGAATAGGAATTATAGAGATTTATATTAAAGGATTTCATATGGGTGGGGAGTTGGTGGTCAGTGCATGTGGAAAGGGGTTAGATTAGGGTTGAGGATATGGGGGTCAATTAAGGGTTTAATTTAAAGGCTAAGCTGTGGATTAGTATTTGGGATCAGCTGAGTAAAACTTTCAGACAAAATGTTAACAAATctaatttaatttagaaaatccACAGGGAATGCAAACCCCACGAGGTGAGCAGGAACAAAGACAGGAATGATGGTGGTGACACCAAGGAAAGCAGGTGGATCATCCTACAAAGTTCCTTCTAGAACTGNNNNNNNNNNNNNNNNNNNNNNNNNNNNNNNNNNNNNNNNNNNNNNNNNNNNNNNNNNNNNNNNNNNNNNNNNNNNNNNNNNNNNNNNNNNNNNNNNNNNNNNNNNNNNNNNNNNNNNNNNNNNNNNNNNNNNNNNNNNNNNNNNNNNNNNNNNNNNNNNNNNNNNNNNNNNNNNNNNNNNNNNNNNNNNNNNNNNNNNNNNNNNNNNNNNNNNNNNNNNNNNNNNNNNNNNNNNNNNNNNNNNNNNNNNNNNNNNNNNNNNNNNNNNNNNNNNNNNNNNNNNNNNNNNNNNNNNNNNNNNNNNNNNNNNNNNNNNNNNNNNNNNNNNNNNNNNNNNNNNNNNNNNNNNNNNNNNNNNNNNNNNNNNNNNNNNNNNNNNNNNNNNNNNNNNNNNNNNNNNNNNNNNNNNNNNNNNNNNNNNNNNNNNNNNNNNNNNNNNNNNNNNNNNNNNNNNNNNNNNNNNNNNNNNNNNNNNNNNNNNNNNNNNNNNNNNNNNNNNNNNNNNNNNNNNNNNNNNNNNNNNNNNNNNNNNNNNNNNNNNNNNNNNNNNNNNNNNNNNNNNNNNNNNNNNNNNNNNNNNNNNNNNNNNNNNNNNNNNNNNNNNNNNNNNNNNNNNNNNNNNNNNNNNNNNNNNNNNNNNNNNNNNNNN
This portion of the Pyxicephalus adspersus chromosome 8, UCB_Pads_2.0, whole genome shotgun sequence genome encodes:
- the ARHGDIB gene encoding rho GDP-dissociation inhibitor 2, which encodes MSENEPVTHEVEDEDELDSKLNYKPPPQKSLQEIQEMDKDDESLAKYKKSLLGEGPVVADPSAPNVTVTRLTLVCATAPAPITMDLTEDLQKLKKTTFVLKEGVEYRVKISFKVSKEIVSGLKYVQHTYRAGMKVAKATFMVGSYGPRVEEYEFLTPLEEAPKGLISRGTYHNKSFFTDDDNHNHLTWEWNLAIQKGWDDAS